In the genome of Persephonella sp. KM09-Lau-8, one region contains:
- the serA gene encoding phosphoglycerate dehydrogenase, producing the protein MFKVLVTDHLSSKGLDILNNDPDIDLDYQPEIRWEELLEIIKDYDAIITRSRTPVNEELLERAEKLKVVGRAGVGVDNVDLDACSKRGILVVNTPGANTVGAAELTMAHLYAVLRKLHLAHESMMRGEWDRKRFMGEELDGKVVGIVGLGNVGSQVAIRCKASGATVIAYDPYIPREKGDRLGVELVDTLHELIKRSDIISLHCPLTEETKGMIGEKEFELMKDGVYFINCARGGIVDEDAMYEYMKKGKFAGIGLDVFGKEPPDDRIRRLFEFPNISLSPHIGANTYESQDKVAIKIAQQVIAALKGQFVEAAVNAPFTITEGFEKIKAFLQLAEKLGSFLTQYAGGNFKELNIEVRGSISEHIKPIAAYVLKGFLEPILDRPVNIINAPFLAKERGINVVESSREEGLVFKDFIKITAVENGKEHVVGGTAFYNQIPKIMLVDGYWIDIDPEGVILMFENKDVPGVIAKIGEILARHNINIAGFRLGRLEKGKVALGALQLDEKITDVILEEILDIPEILKAKQIIL; encoded by the coding sequence ATGTTCAAAGTTCTGGTAACTGACCATTTATCCAGTAAAGGATTAGATATCCTCAATAATGACCCTGATATAGACCTTGATTATCAACCTGAAATCAGATGGGAAGAACTTCTGGAAATAATCAAAGATTATGATGCAATAATCACAAGAAGTAGAACCCCCGTAAATGAAGAACTCCTTGAAAGAGCAGAAAAACTGAAAGTTGTTGGTAGAGCAGGTGTCGGTGTAGATAATGTTGACCTTGATGCATGTTCAAAAAGAGGAATATTAGTAGTAAACACTCCTGGGGCAAACACTGTTGGAGCTGCTGAACTTACTATGGCTCACCTTTACGCTGTTCTTAGAAAGCTCCATCTTGCCCATGAATCCATGATGAGAGGTGAATGGGATAGAAAAAGATTCATGGGTGAAGAATTAGATGGAAAAGTGGTTGGAATTGTTGGGCTTGGTAATGTTGGTTCTCAGGTAGCAATCAGATGTAAAGCATCTGGAGCCACAGTAATAGCCTATGACCCATATATTCCAAGAGAAAAAGGAGACAGACTAGGAGTAGAGCTTGTTGACACCCTTCATGAGCTCATAAAAAGGTCAGATATTATCTCTCTTCACTGTCCCCTCACAGAAGAAACCAAAGGAATGATAGGAGAAAAAGAATTTGAACTTATGAAAGATGGTGTTTATTTCATTAATTGTGCCAGAGGTGGCATAGTTGATGAAGACGCCATGTATGAATATATGAAAAAAGGTAAATTTGCCGGAATTGGACTTGATGTTTTTGGAAAAGAACCGCCTGATGATAGAATAAGAAGACTTTTTGAATTTCCAAATATAAGCCTGTCTCCACATATTGGAGCAAACACTTATGAGTCTCAGGATAAGGTTGCAATAAAAATAGCACAGCAGGTAATAGCTGCCCTTAAAGGTCAGTTTGTTGAAGCTGCTGTAAATGCACCATTTACCATAACAGAAGGCTTTGAAAAGATAAAAGCATTCCTGCAACTTGCCGAAAAATTAGGCAGTTTCCTTACCCAGTATGCAGGCGGAAACTTTAAGGAGCTTAATATAGAAGTTAGAGGTTCTATCTCTGAACATATTAAACCTATTGCTGCTTATGTTTTAAAAGGATTTTTAGAACCTATATTAGATAGGCCTGTAAATATTATTAATGCTCCATTTTTGGCTAAAGAAAGGGGAATAAATGTTGTTGAAAGCTCCAGAGAAGAAGGCCTTGTATTTAAGGACTTTATAAAAATAACAGCTGTAGAAAATGGAAAAGAGCATGTAGTTGGGGGAACAGCATTTTATAATCAGATACCAAAAATAATGCTGGTTGATGGATACTGGATAGATATAGATCCTGAAGGTGTAATTCTAATGTTTGAAAATAAAGATGTTCCCGGAGTGATAGCAAAAATAGGAGAAATCCTTGCAAGACATAACATAAATATTGCAGGATTTAGGCTTGGAAGACTTGAAAAAGGTAAAGTTGCCCTTGGAGCTCTTCAGCTTGACGAAAAAATCACAGATGTAATTCTGGAAGAAATCCTTGATATTCCAGAAATTTTAAAAGCAAAACAGATAATACTTTAG
- a CDS encoding 6-carboxytetrahydropterin synthase, which produces MPYIVRVRREFQAAHYLTDYHGKPEPLHGHTWEVELFIRADKLDKGGMGFDFVEIHKFLDEILPDYQCMNDIYDFSPSAENVARYIYNKVKEKYPTLQKVVVWETKHGGAEYFEE; this is translated from the coding sequence ATGCCATATATTGTAAGAGTCCGTAGAGAATTTCAGGCAGCCCATTATTTAACCGATTATCACGGAAAACCTGAACCCCTTCATGGACATACATGGGAAGTAGAACTTTTTATCCGTGCGGATAAACTGGATAAAGGTGGAATGGGATTTGATTTTGTAGAAATACATAAATTTTTAGATGAAATACTCCCAGATTATCAATGTATGAATGATATCTATGATTTTTCTCCAAGTGCTGAAAATGTTGCCAGATATATATACAACAAAGTAAAAGAAAAATATCCCACCCTCCAGAAAGTTGTAGTGTGGGAAACAAAACATGGTGGCGCTGAATACTTTGAAGAATAA
- a CDS encoding KaiC domain-containing protein, whose product MAEDPKFHEEGERVHEYREPKVVKESIFTGSKALEKAPKIYGIPTGIEGLDDLFFIVESENGKIVKKSLGGIPAYSVFNITGVNDTGKSLMVEQFTVEQARKGHKVAFITVESPANFVIASIKMRAAAMGYNFDEFEDNVILIDAASHSTLRENIPDLLATLAYAIKTYHIKFTVIDSITGLFENREMMARGIVRRLFNFMKKWYQTALFVSQKRSGHEELTAEAAGGYAVGHIVDGTMVLAKELIDSSFKAKLYKKEIGEIVRLFRIDGCRMSGHDTRTHYLEITETGLVRILGPIGK is encoded by the coding sequence ATGGCTGAAGATCCAAAATTTCATGAAGAGGGAGAAAGAGTCCACGAGTATCGGGAGCCCAAGGTAGTCAAAGAAAGTATCTTCACAGGTAGCAAAGCACTTGAAAAAGCCCCAAAAATCTACGGAATTCCCACAGGAATTGAAGGATTAGATGATTTATTCTTTATTGTAGAAAGTGAAAATGGAAAAATTGTTAAAAAATCTTTAGGCGGAATTCCTGCTTACTCAGTTTTCAACATCACCGGTGTTAATGATACCGGTAAATCCCTTATGGTTGAACAATTCACTGTGGAACAGGCAAGAAAAGGTCATAAAGTAGCCTTTATCACAGTTGAATCTCCGGCAAATTTTGTGATTGCTTCAATCAAAATGAGAGCAGCTGCTATGGGATATAACTTTGATGAATTTGAGGATAATGTTATTCTCATAGACGCTGCATCACACTCCACACTTAGAGAGAATATCCCAGACCTGCTGGCAACCCTTGCCTATGCAATCAAGACCTATCATATCAAGTTCACAGTAATTGATTCTATAACAGGGCTGTTTGAAAACAGGGAAATGATGGCAAGGGGAATTGTTAGAAGGCTATTTAACTTCATGAAAAAATGGTATCAGACAGCACTCTTTGTATCCCAGAAAAGAAGCGGACATGAGGAGCTAACGGCTGAAGCAGCCGGTGGATATGCTGTTGGGCATATAGTTGATGGAACAATGGTTCTGGCAAAAGAGCTTATAGACAGCTCATTTAAAGCAAAGCTATACAAAAAAGAAATTGGTGAAATAGTAAGATTATTTAGAATTGACGGCTGTAGAATGTCCGGCCACGACACAAGGACACATTATCTCGAAATAACAGAAACAGGACTGGTCAGGATATTAGGTCCAATTGGAAAATAA
- a CDS encoding bacterio-opsin activator, whose product MVVLITSKPVDEHDLENLVGRVFFKAIDLLGGLHKLAEYRTLTWLPSLARAAFAIVLREEYLKTEEEIAEIVGLTRNTVRNILRADPNAAMFKIEHMDELTKEEKKELRVHTAGGVAKLAYKLVKEGEEAQTLLEFCREMSAKAVQVCEAPWAYTVLKHSKGLKYPVESPEALKEKLDGITIKGLSASEVADGLSYPIKNPAQLLHEIKEFLQMKGIE is encoded by the coding sequence ATGGTAGTATTAATCACTTCAAAACCGGTAGACGAGCATGACCTTGAAAATTTAGTTGGAAGAGTATTTTTCAAAGCAATAGACTTACTGGGAGGACTACATAAACTTGCTGAATACAGAACATTAACATGGCTGCCATCACTGGCAAGGGCAGCATTTGCAATTGTTCTCCGTGAAGAATATCTAAAAACAGAAGAAGAAATCGCAGAAATTGTAGGTCTCACAAGAAACACAGTAAGAAACATTCTCAGAGCTGACCCAAACGCTGCAATGTTTAAAATTGAGCATATGGATGAGCTCACAAAAGAAGAGAAAAAAGAACTGAGAGTTCATACTGCCGGTGGGGTTGCAAAACTGGCTTATAAACTGGTCAAAGAGGGTGAAGAAGCTCAAACACTACTTGAGTTCTGCAGAGAGATGTCTGCTAAAGCTGTTCAGGTATGTGAAGCACCATGGGCTTACACAGTGCTTAAGCACAGCAAAGGTCTCAAATATCCAGTAGAAAGCCCAGAAGCATTAAAAGAAAAATTAGATGGAATAACCATAAAAGGCCTTTCAGCTTCAGAAGTAGCTGATGGCTTATCTTATCCAATCAAAAACCCAGCACAACTTCTCCATGAAATAAAAGAATTCTTACAAATGAAAGGTATAGAATAA
- the rgy gene encoding reverse gyrase, which yields MESKVIPLIYKNMCPNCGGDITSERLFKGLVCENCLPDEVPREDLCDFLGYGKFLDVCQLWSKVRDFKEFFRQIIKNDLWSIQETWATRFFLNISYALLAPTGIGKTTFGLVLSKYLKDKENKKAYLIFPTQMLVNQAHERLVSFGVPEEDILAYTSKFAKTKKKQEEYKERIKNNDFKILLTTTMFLYKNIDIIPKGEYGLVFVDDVDSILKSAKNIDKVLMLLGFTQEDIDYTLKFITFKQNLFKKGQPTEEDFELFQHWQAKIQKIAEKRKGVLIVSSATSNPRSKRVNLFRELLGFEVGRPSLTLRNIEDVYEKPEKVWEKSIDVIKKLGKGGLAFLSSSETRETLEKYVEFLNQNGISAVSYEELMDRLDEYKEGKIQVAVGFASYRNPLARGIDLPDVIRYAVFVGVPKLQFNIRFEEEFIHLYYFMLSLTPFLARKKLLDPLEVKQLYDYINYLKIYTFIPPEKLEPEKLNKMRQIQQYVKKLIEKPEIFSAVQQSPEITLRKEGDTFILTTADVTGYIQASGRTSRLYAGGLTKGLAYLLVDDDKAFYSLQKKVRWFSEDIEFKPVEEVNLEEILKQIDEDREKVKKVLSGEFIKEERQSFLTTVVIVESPNKARTIANFFGKPLRRKLKNLDAYEIAIGERFLTIVASKGHVYDLNKEEYYFGVKKNGELVPIFEPIDESKNNIIQSIRELDLEVNEIFIATDPDTEGEKISYDLFLNSLPYNYNVKRAEFHEVTKRAFLEAIKNYRDFDVNLVKAQLVRRVADRWIGFTISQYIQKKLHRHWLSAGRVQTPVLEWVINRTDEAKQKIAIVRVEINGYPFEFQFEDRKKAKWFYDHLEFVIVKALEKEEEHLFVKPFTTDVMLSEAARELRFSPQETMQLAQDLFEAGLITYHRTDSIRVSEAGVFVAKEYITENFGEEYFKPRTFSTAGGAHECIRPTRPMDADDLRSMIYTMNLQGITNKHIRLYDLIFRRFMASQMRETVVEKTIYDIRAFDEELQEGVLTRIIEHGYDLIMPVKVYSIPEGKIDVKDKKSYHLKPKVPYYTFATLIQDMKEKGIGRPSTYAVTVQKLLDRHYIIERRGYLFPTKLGRTVMALIKKREDIYKFVNENYTKQLEEIMDKVEKGEADYQEELEKLFNELKEKKLFFKVELGKYAYEE from the coding sequence ATGGAAAGCAAAGTTATACCCCTTATATACAAAAATATGTGTCCAAACTGCGGAGGAGATATTACTTCTGAAAGGCTCTTTAAAGGTCTTGTGTGTGAAAATTGCCTTCCTGATGAGGTTCCACGGGAGGATTTATGTGATTTCTTAGGCTACGGAAAGTTCCTTGATGTTTGCCAGCTATGGAGCAAAGTCAGGGACTTTAAGGAGTTTTTCAGACAAATCATAAAAAATGATTTATGGTCTATACAAGAAACATGGGCAACAAGATTTTTCCTGAATATCTCTTATGCATTACTTGCCCCAACAGGAATAGGAAAAACCACATTTGGACTTGTTTTATCAAAATATCTGAAAGACAAAGAAAATAAAAAAGCATATTTAATCTTCCCTACCCAGATGCTTGTTAATCAGGCACACGAAAGACTGGTATCCTTCGGCGTTCCTGAAGAGGATATCCTGGCATACACTTCAAAATTTGCCAAAACAAAGAAAAAACAGGAAGAATACAAAGAAAGAATAAAGAATAATGATTTTAAAATTCTCCTGACCACAACAATGTTCCTTTACAAAAATATAGATATTATCCCCAAAGGAGAATATGGCCTTGTTTTTGTTGATGATGTTGATAGTATCCTGAAATCTGCAAAAAATATAGATAAAGTTCTTATGCTTCTTGGATTTACACAGGAAGACATTGATTACACATTAAAATTCATAACATTTAAACAAAATCTATTCAAAAAAGGACAACCAACAGAGGAAGATTTTGAATTATTCCAGCACTGGCAGGCAAAAATCCAGAAAATAGCAGAAAAAAGAAAAGGTGTTCTTATAGTTTCCTCAGCAACATCAAATCCAAGGTCAAAAAGGGTAAATCTATTCAGGGAATTACTTGGTTTTGAAGTAGGAAGACCATCTTTAACTCTGCGAAATATAGAAGATGTGTATGAAAAACCTGAAAAAGTATGGGAAAAAAGTATTGATGTAATTAAAAAACTTGGGAAAGGTGGACTGGCATTTTTATCTTCATCAGAAACAAGGGAAACACTGGAAAAATATGTGGAATTTCTAAACCAGAACGGCATTTCGGCAGTATCATATGAAGAACTTATGGACAGGCTTGATGAATACAAAGAAGGCAAAATTCAGGTTGCCGTCGGATTTGCAAGCTACAGAAATCCTCTTGCAAGGGGAATTGACCTGCCTGATGTTATTAGATATGCAGTTTTTGTCGGTGTTCCAAAACTCCAGTTTAATATCAGATTTGAGGAAGAGTTTATTCATCTTTATTACTTTATGTTGTCCCTAACCCCATTCCTTGCAAGGAAAAAACTATTAGACCCTCTGGAAGTAAAACAGCTCTATGATTACATAAACTACCTGAAGATATACACCTTTATCCCTCCTGAAAAGCTTGAGCCTGAAAAACTGAATAAAATGCGTCAGATACAGCAATATGTCAAAAAACTGATAGAAAAACCTGAGATTTTCTCAGCTGTCCAGCAATCTCCAGAAATCACCCTTAGAAAAGAAGGAGATACATTTATACTAACAACTGCCGACGTAACAGGTTATATTCAGGCTTCAGGAAGAACTTCCAGATTATATGCAGGCGGTTTAACAAAAGGACTGGCATATCTGCTGGTAGATGATGACAAAGCATTTTATTCTCTGCAGAAAAAGGTAAGATGGTTCAGTGAGGATATAGAGTTTAAGCCCGTCGAAGAGGTTAATCTTGAGGAAATTTTAAAGCAAATTGATGAAGACAGAGAAAAAGTCAAAAAAGTCCTGTCTGGAGAATTCATAAAAGAAGAAAGACAATCATTCCTTACAACAGTTGTTATTGTTGAATCTCCCAATAAAGCAAGAACAATAGCAAACTTTTTTGGAAAACCACTTAGAAGAAAACTAAAAAATCTGGATGCTTACGAAATAGCTATCGGTGAAAGATTTCTGACCATCGTTGCAAGTAAAGGACATGTTTATGACCTGAATAAAGAAGAATATTACTTTGGTGTAAAGAAAAACGGAGAGCTTGTTCCAATATTTGAGCCAATAGATGAAAGCAAAAACAATATCATCCAGAGTATAAGGGAACTTGACCTTGAGGTTAATGAGATATTCATTGCCACAGACCCTGACACAGAAGGAGAAAAGATTAGTTATGACCTGTTTTTAAACTCTCTGCCCTATAACTACAATGTAAAAAGGGCTGAGTTCCACGAAGTTACAAAAAGGGCGTTTTTAGAGGCAATTAAAAACTACAGGGATTTTGATGTAAATCTGGTAAAAGCCCAGCTTGTTAGAAGGGTTGCAGATAGATGGATTGGATTTACCATTTCCCAATATATCCAGAAAAAACTCCATAGACACTGGCTATCGGCAGGTAGAGTTCAGACCCCTGTTTTAGAATGGGTAATTAATAGAACAGACGAAGCAAAACAAAAAATTGCAATAGTAAGAGTTGAAATAAACGGATATCCATTTGAGTTCCAGTTTGAAGACAGGAAAAAGGCCAAATGGTTCTATGACCATCTTGAATTCGTAATAGTCAAAGCCCTTGAAAAAGAAGAGGAACACCTGTTTGTTAAACCATTCACCACAGATGTTATGCTGTCTGAAGCTGCACGAGAGCTTAGATTTTCCCCTCAGGAAACAATGCAGCTGGCACAGGACTTATTTGAGGCAGGACTTATCACATACCACAGAACAGATAGTATAAGGGTTTCTGAAGCAGGAGTATTCGTTGCAAAAGAATACATTACCGAAAACTTTGGTGAGGAATACTTTAAACCAAGAACTTTCTCTACAGCCGGCGGAGCCCATGAATGTATCCGACCTACAAGACCTATGGATGCTGATGATTTAAGGTCAATGATTTATACAATGAACCTGCAGGGAATAACAAATAAACATATCCGCCTTTATGACCTGATATTCAGAAGATTTATGGCTTCACAGATGAGGGAAACGGTAGTTGAAAAAACAATTTATGATATAAGAGCTTTTGATGAGGAATTACAGGAAGGAGTTTTAACAAGAATAATTGAACATGGATATGACCTGATAATGCCTGTTAAGGTTTATTCAATTCCAGAAGGAAAGATAGATGTAAAAGATAAAAAATCATATCATCTAAAGCCTAAAGTCCCTTACTATACATTTGCAACACTTATTCAAGATATGAAAGAAAAAGGAATAGGACGACCTTCAACCTATGCAGTAACAGTGCAAAAACTTTTAGACAGGCATTACATAATAGAAAGAAGGGGATATCTCTTCCCAACCAAACTGGGAAGAACAGTAATGGCTCTAATTAAGAAAAGGGAAGATATATACAAATTTGTCAATGAAAACTACACAAAACAGCTTGAAGAAATTATGGACAAAGTAGAAAAAGGAGAAGCAGATTATCAGGAAGAACTGGAAAAACTGTTTAATGAACTAAAAGAGAAAAAGCTATTTTTTAAAGTGGAACTGGGGAAATATGCCTATGAAGAATGA
- the thiS gene encoding sulfur carrier protein ThiS yields MKLKVNGEYREFNKNQLTIKELVQELGIKAPNYAVAVGMEVIPKSEYETYQLKDGDVVEIVTFVGGG; encoded by the coding sequence ATGAAACTGAAGGTAAACGGAGAATACAGGGAATTTAATAAAAACCAGCTTACAATAAAAGAGCTTGTTCAGGAGCTTGGTATAAAAGCACCAAACTATGCCGTTGCTGTGGGAATGGAAGTTATCCCCAAAAGTGAGTATGAAACATACCAGCTAAAGGATGGGGACGTGGTTGAGATAGTTACTTTTGTAGGTGGAGGCTAA
- a CDS encoding DUF1439 domain-containing protein, with amino-acid sequence MRKIFFVFFMFAFVITGCVQTGNQGGTPGLTLTLSTKELNDFLKKEFPIEKKYKFVHVRLYNPDVLNIQKDRIKIGSEVIYSVDMLPEVKGKVLISGGIKYDPEKRAIYLKDPVIEKLEFFRKNLVSFIPENHRKTLFGFIGEVFSTVPVYRFDNKKLMYRFLKDIKAEDGKLVLRFGL; translated from the coding sequence ATGAGAAAAATATTTTTCGTATTTTTTATGTTTGCCTTTGTTATTACCGGTTGTGTCCAGACAGGAAATCAGGGAGGAACACCAGGATTAACACTCACCCTTTCCACAAAAGAACTTAATGATTTTCTAAAAAAGGAATTTCCTATTGAGAAAAAGTATAAATTTGTCCATGTAAGACTGTATAATCCTGATGTGCTAAATATCCAAAAAGATAGGATTAAAATAGGTTCAGAAGTGATTTATTCTGTTGATATGCTTCCTGAGGTAAAAGGAAAGGTTCTTATATCAGGTGGTATCAAATACGACCCGGAAAAAAGGGCTATATATCTAAAAGACCCTGTTATTGAAAAGCTGGAATTTTTCAGAAAAAATCTTGTTTCTTTTATACCTGAAAACCACAGAAAAACCCTGTTTGGATTTATTGGAGAAGTATTCAGCACAGTTCCGGTTTATAGATTTGATAACAAAAAACTAATGTATCGCTTTCTAAAAGATATAAAGGCAGAGGACGGGAAGCTTGTCCTGAGATTTGGACTTTAG
- the queF gene encoding preQ(1) synthase, which translates to MSQLKYGEKEIQEAKLERWPNPNPEKNYTIDITFPEFTCLCPRSGYPDFATIKIRYIPDQYIVELKSLKLYLNKYRNQYISHEEATNKIYDDLYNLLQPRFLEVIGDWNPRGNVKTIITVSSEDNK; encoded by the coding sequence ATGAGCCAGTTAAAATATGGAGAAAAGGAAATACAGGAAGCAAAATTAGAAAGATGGCCTAACCCAAATCCAGAAAAAAATTACACAATTGATATAACCTTTCCTGAGTTTACCTGTTTATGTCCCCGTTCAGGATATCCGGATTTTGCAACAATAAAAATCAGATATATCCCTGATCAGTATATTGTTGAGCTGAAATCCCTTAAACTTTACCTGAACAAATACAGAAATCAGTATATATCCCATGAGGAAGCCACAAACAAGATATATGATGATCTGTATAATTTGCTTCAACCGAGATTTTTAGAAGTTATAGGGGACTGGAATCCAAGGGGAAATGTCAAAACAATAATAACCGTATCTTCTGAAGACAATAAATAA
- a CDS encoding polyprenyl synthetase family protein: MDIKAYLKQQAEFINRKIQEYIPLGIPEKLFEAMAYSLNAGGKRLRPVLILESAKAAGKKDINDIVDIAVASEFIHTYSLIHDDLPAMDDDDLRRGKPTCHKVFGEAIAILAGDGLQSYAFELISQNKSVPPEKLVKVINLIAHGTGIYGMVGGQAADILHEKENAFDDIQFIHTHKTAKFIQSCCQIGAVLADATAEEEEALKNYGLYIGLAFQIWDDVLDEIGDEKKLGKKTRKDREKNKLTYPALYGIEKSKKIAKDYIEKAIEEIKILKSPEILQEIAKYIISREV; encoded by the coding sequence ATGGATATAAAGGCTTATCTTAAGCAGCAGGCAGAATTTATCAATAGGAAGATTCAGGAATATATCCCGTTGGGAATACCTGAAAAACTTTTTGAAGCAATGGCTTACTCCCTGAATGCAGGTGGCAAAAGACTGAGACCTGTTTTGATATTGGAAAGTGCAAAAGCAGCAGGTAAAAAAGATATAAATGACATAGTTGACATTGCCGTTGCTTCAGAGTTTATCCATACATATTCTCTGATACATGATGACCTTCCTGCTATGGATGATGATGACCTTCGGAGAGGAAAGCCGACCTGCCATAAGGTTTTTGGAGAGGCAATTGCCATCCTTGCAGGTGATGGTCTCCAGTCTTATGCCTTTGAACTGATATCCCAGAATAAAAGTGTTCCACCTGAAAAGCTTGTAAAGGTCATTAATCTCATTGCCCACGGCACAGGAATTTACGGAATGGTAGGTGGTCAGGCAGCTGATATACTTCATGAGAAAGAAAATGCCTTTGATGATATCCAGTTTATACATACCCATAAAACAGCAAAGTTTATCCAGTCCTGCTGTCAGATAGGAGCTGTCCTTGCAGATGCAACTGCAGAAGAAGAAGAGGCATTGAAAAACTATGGCCTTTATATAGGACTGGCATTTCAGATATGGGATGATGTGCTTGATGAGATAGGAGATGAGAAAAAATTAGGTAAGAAAACCAGAAAAGACAGAGAGAAAAATAAACTTACATATCCAGCTCTGTATGGTATTGAAAAATCTAAAAAAATAGCAAAAGATTATATTGAAAAAGCAATAGAAGAGATTAAAATATTAAAATCTCCTGAAATTTTGCAGGAAATTGCAAAATACATAATAAGCAGAGAGGTGTAA
- a CDS encoding YraN family protein, with the protein MSSSDIGKIAEEKAVNFLKQKGYTILDRNFRTRYGEIDIIASKDKTLVFVEVRFRSGSFISPEESIDHRKVQRIIKTANAYLTKTTTSYENIRFDVIAIDKNQIRHIENAFDIM; encoded by the coding sequence ATGAGTAGCTCTGATATTGGGAAAATAGCAGAAGAAAAAGCTGTAAATTTTTTGAAGCAAAAGGGTTATACCATTCTGGACAGAAATTTTAGAACAAGATATGGAGAAATAGATATTATAGCCAGTAAGGATAAAACTCTTGTGTTTGTAGAGGTTAGATTTAGAAGTGGCAGTTTTATCTCCCCTGAGGAAAGTATAGACCACCGAAAAGTCCAGAGGATAATAAAAACTGCAAATGCTTATCTAACAAAAACAACAACCAGTTATGAAAATATCCGATTTGATGTAATAGCCATTGACAAAAACCAGATAAGACATATAGAAAATGCCTTTGATATTATGTGA
- the purB gene encoding adenylosuccinate lyase, with protein MIKRYTLERMGNVWSEVNKFQKWLDVEIAICRAWNKLGKIPDDALREIEEKTYIDESVVERIHQLDKIYNHDVLAFVTAIAEQVGENGRYIHLGVTSSDVIDTALGLLMREAIDILIQDIDALLPVLMENAFKYKKTVMMGRTHGVHAEPMVFGLKFALWYEEMKRNRKRLEHAREVVSVGAISGAVGTYSNIPPEVEKYALEELGLKPEPVSNQVVQRDRHAEFMTAMAITASSLEKIAVEIRHLQRTEVLEAQEPFKKGQRGSSAMPHKKNPITCERITGLARVIRANAIPAMEDIALWHERDISHSSVERVVMPDSAIALDYILYLTKKVLEGLVVYPENMKRNMDLSKGLYFSSKVLVALVEKGLSRDEAYDIVQRNAMKAWDTPGLMFKDALLQDPEVTSRLSPEELDKIFDVNAFLKNVPYIYERVFGKY; from the coding sequence ATGATAAAAAGATACACCCTTGAAAGAATGGGAAATGTATGGAGCGAGGTTAACAAGTTTCAGAAATGGCTTGATGTTGAGATTGCCATTTGTAGAGCGTGGAATAAACTTGGAAAAATTCCAGATGATGCCCTGAGAGAAATAGAAGAAAAAACATACATTGATGAAAGCGTTGTTGAAAGAATTCACCAGCTTGACAAGATTTACAACCATGATGTTCTGGCTTTTGTAACAGCAATAGCCGAACAGGTTGGAGAAAACGGTAGATATATCCATTTGGGTGTTACATCCTCAGATGTCATAGATACTGCTCTGGGACTATTAATGAGAGAAGCGATTGATATTCTTATTCAGGATATAGATGCACTGCTGCCGGTTCTTATGGAAAATGCATTTAAATACAAAAAGACAGTTATGATGGGAAGAACCCATGGTGTTCATGCAGAACCTATGGTGTTCGGACTAAAATTTGCACTCTGGTATGAAGAGATGAAAAGAAACAGAAAAAGGCTGGAGCATGCCAGAGAGGTTGTTTCTGTAGGGGCAATTTCTGGAGCCGTCGGAACATACTCAAATATTCCACCAGAAGTGGAAAAATACGCCCTTGAAGAGCTTGGACTGAAACCTGAACCTGTATCAAATCAGGTTGTTCAAAGGGACAGGCATGCAGAATTTATGACAGCCATGGCTATAACAGCATCATCCCTTGAAAAAATAGCAGTTGAGATAAGACATCTCCAGAGAACTGAGGTTCTTGAGGCACAGGAGCCATTCAAAAAAGGTCAAAGAGGCTCCTCTGCAATGCCACACAAGAAAAATCCAATAACCTGTGAAAGAATAACAGGACTTGCCAGAGTAATCAGGGCTAATGCAATTCCTGCAATGGAAGATATAGCACTCTGGCATGAAAGGGATATCTCCCACTCCTCAGTTGAAAGGGTTGTTATGCCTGATAGTGCAATAGCTCTGGATTATATCCTTTATCTCACAAAGAAAGTTCTGGAAGGTCTCGTTGTATACCCTGAAAACATGAAAAGAAACATGGATTTATCCAAAGGACTCTATTTTTCATCAAAAGTGCTTGTTGCCCTTGTTGAAAAAGGATTATCCAGAGATGAGGCTTACGATATAGTCCAGAGAAATGCTATGAAAGCATGGGACACACCGGGATTAATGTTTAAAGATGCCCTTTTACAAGACCCAGAAGTAACATCAAGGCTTTCACCTGAAGAATTAGACAAAATTTTTGATGTTAATGCCTTTTTAAAAAATGTTCCTTATATTTATGAAAGGGTATTTGGAAAATATTAG